A single Cyclopterus lumpus isolate fCycLum1 chromosome 1, fCycLum1.pri, whole genome shotgun sequence DNA region contains:
- the LOC117725919 gene encoding myelin and lymphocyte protein-like, whose translation MMDSNTAGMGILPNGIGICTTIPDILYLPELVFGGLVWILVAATLVVPHNPQAWVMFVSIFCFIVTFIWLVVFACGMHHNKRHWAAADLAYHGIAAFLYLSAAVSLAKVTLEMNDGTNSLNYKLDIAAVVFSYMATLLYFVHTILSAMRWKSF comes from the exons ATGATGGACTCCAACACTGCCGGCATGGGGATCCTCCCGAACGGGATCGGAATATGCACCACGATCCCCGACATCCTCTACCTGCCCGAACTG GTCTTCGGAGGTCTGGTCTGGATCCTGGTGGCGGCCACGCTGGTGGTGCCGCACAACCCTCAGGCCTGGGTCATGTTCGTCTCCATCTTCTGCTTCATCGTGACTTTCATCTGGTTGGTGGTGTTCGCCTGCGGAATGCATCACAACAAACGCCACTGGGCCGCAGCA GACCTCGCCTATCACGGCATCGCGGCCTTCCTCTACCTCAGTGCTGCGGTGTCTTTGGCCAAAGTGACCCTGGAGATGAACGACGGGACCAACTCCCTGAACTACAAGCTGGACATTGCCGCAGTG GTCTTCTCGTACATGGCGACGCTCCTCTACTTCGTCCACACCATCCTGTCCGCCATGCGATGGAAATCCTTCTAG
- the pgap4 gene encoding transmembrane protein 246 codes for MLSWTLLSRPPLFIFVPVWFQPAGSPMPRWKTFFSQYLRWSNTVTQALVLAVVTFCVVLPLCSHRLLYSYFFIKSMYLDSMSEEVLRESLDRGQDALRFWQSASTASALSSRFADVAQHPELLVVVVTARRNEGRDFHYLLQVMSQLSGALGGCGERRCAEVLVCDVESGSQENQDAKLLEDHFRVIRPSPREQQQRNRERVNIFEQEKRDYVFCIRKGWELVKPKNMVVLEDDALPKQDFFKVVKDLLSRRFSLRTLYIKLYHPERLQRYWNPEPYRILEWVGLGLVAATALLLTFPHWNPCSFSFTLSAGHLLFFTVYFMAASELLGRHYLLEVRRLSPQLYAVSPATECCTPAMLFPGNSSLRVAEYLDGSFCVQGNAKDMVLYQMARTIPGERSHSVEPNLITHIGAYSSVRANPSRPKLL; via the coding sequence ATGTTGAGCTGGACCCTCCTGAGCAGACCGCCTCTGTTCATTTTTGTCCCTGTGTGGTTCCAGCCGGCTGGTTCACCAATGCCTCGATGGAAAACCTTCTTCAGTCAGTACTTGCGATGGTCCAACACCGTCACTCAAGCCCTCGTCCTGGCCGTCGTCACGTTCTGCGTCGTTCTGCCTCTGTGTAGCCATCGGCTGCTTTACTCGTACTTCTTCATCAAGTCCATGTACCTGGACTCCATGAGCGAGGAGGTCCTACGGGAGAGCCTTGACCGGGGCCAGGACGCCCTCCGCTTCTGGCAGAGCGCCTCTACCGCGTCGGCGTTGTCTTCCAGATTCGCCGACGTCGCCCAGCATCCTGAGCTGCTGGTTGTCGTGGTGACGGCCAGGCGCAACGAAGGGCGGGACTTCCACTACCTGCTCCAGGTGATGAGTCAGCTGAGCGGCGCCCTGGGAGGCTGCGGGGAGCGGCGGTGCGCGGAGGTTTTGGTCTGCGACGTGGAAAGCGGTTCGCAGGAAAACCAGGACGCCAAGCTGCTGGAGGATCACTTCAGGGTGATCCGGCCCTCGCCtcgggagcagcagcagaggaacagGGAACGAGTCAACATCTTCGAGCAGGAGAAGAGGGATTACGTCTTTTGCATCCGCAAGGGATGGGAGCTGGTGAAGCCCAAAAACATGGTGGTCCTGGAGGACGATGCTTTGCCGAAGCAGGACTTCTTCAAAGTCGTGAAGGACCTCCTGTCGCGGCGGTTCTCCCTCCGGACTCTCTACATAAAGCTGTATCACCCCGAAAGGCTGCAGCGCTACTGGAACCCAGAGCCTTACCGCATCCTGGAGTGGGTGGGACTCGGGCTGGTCGCAGCGACGGCCCTCCTGCTCACCTTTCCTCACTGGAACCCTTGCTCTTTCTCCTTCACGCTGTCGGCCggccacctcctcttcttcaccgtCTACTTCATGGCGGCCTCGGAGCTGCTGGGGCGGCACTACCTCCTGGAGGTGCGGAGACTTTCCCCGCAGCTCTACGCCGTCTCCCCGGCCACGGAGTGCTGCACCCCCGCCATGCTCTTCCCCGGCAACTCCTCGCTCAGGGTGGCCGAGTATCTGGACGGCTCCTTCTGCGTCCAGGGGAACGCCAAAGACATGGTTCTGTATCAGATGGCGAGGACGATACCCGGGGAGAGGTCTCACAGTGTGGAACCCAACCTCATCACCCACATCGGGGCCTATTCCTCAGTCAGAGCCAACCCATCCAGGCCCAAACTCCTCTGA